In the Arachis ipaensis cultivar K30076 chromosome B10, Araip1.1, whole genome shotgun sequence genome, one interval contains:
- the LOC107622047 gene encoding protein WVD2-like 7 isoform X3 yields MGDSTCLMQMQQPFCYASGIINEANERNPIHALGQSSVSFGRFMSESLAWEKWSSFSHNRYVEEAERFSRPGSVAQKKAFFEAHYKKLAAQKAAAAALLEQANNAAAQNNNEDEHVDQVANSDVAQNNAIDDNSERRSSRTRLVVKEEQDSMISANGNYSVSDLEASSTILPQSNKVEEAVSKMEEEPLVGNSMKIELQSQNEDAEKILETTPIMTPLLKQGSRYDQEILPSVSKKKPPVSSFKLLKSNATSKVASTPIKSTAATLSSKRDNSNIAATPTNSSNKHASLLSSADKRRSTPYKSVNFTPIRELNRLTASVMKKFESARASAGSSKASKDASLTPLRTPTMAYKKEMQMHSALTPLTEKKRNKMRSPMISSPFSLRTEERAARRKKKLEEKFNANEAQKVQLHTKLKEKAETEIRKLRQSFCFKARPLPDFYKERKESNKETQKDPHIQSESRKATPHSQRPYNGSGTIKNFQEKTQRRTFAHHLSTTLENTSPNIQQGNLKNRNHKQ; encoded by the exons ATGGGGGACTCAACTTGtctcatgcaaatgcaacaaccaTTCTGTTATGCTTCTGGGATTATCAATGAAGCCAATGAG AGAAACCCAATTCATGCATTGGGGCAATCATCAGTTTCCTTTGGGAGGTTCATGTCAGAGTCTCTTGCATGGGAGAAATGGTCAAGCTTCTCTCACAACCGCTACGTCGAAGAGGCAGAGAGGTTCTCAAGACCTGGCTCAGTTGCTCAGAAGAAGGCCTTCTTTGAAGCTCACTACAAGAAACTCGCCGCTCAAAAGGCGGCCGCGGCAGCATTGCTCGAACAAGCAAACAATGCTGCTGCACaaaacaataatgaagatgagcATGTCGATCAAGTTGCAAACAGTGATGTTGCACAAAACAATGctattgatgataattcagagAGAAGAAGTTCAAGGACTAGATTGGTTGTCAAAGAAGAACAAGATTCCATGATCAGTGCCAATGGGAATTACTCAGTTTCGGATTTAGAGGCAAGCAGTACTATTTTGCCTCAAAGTAACAAGGTAGAAGAAGCTGTGTCAAAGATGGAAGAAGAACCTTTGGTTGGGAATTCAATGAAGATTGAATTGCAAAGCCAAAATGAAGATGCTGAAAAGATACTTGAAACAACTCCAATTATGACACCATTACTGAAG CAGGGTTCAAGATATGATCAAGAAATTTTGCCTTCAGTTAGCAAGAAGAAACCACCAGTTTCTTCCTTCAAATTGCTAAAGAGCAATGCAACCTCCAAAGTTGCTTCTACACCAATCAAATCAACAGCAGCTACTCTTTCTTCAAAGAGAGATAACAGTAATATTGCTGCTACCCCAACTAACAGCAGCAACAAGCATGCTTCATTACTAAGCTCTGCTGATAAAAGAAGATCTACTCCTTACAAGTCGGTCAATTTTACACCGATTAGAGAACTTAATAGATTGACTGCATCAGTCATGAAGAAATTTGAAAGTGCAAGAGCTAGTGCTGGTTCCTCAAAGGCTTCAAAGGATGCATCATTAACTCCTCTAAGAACACCAACTATG GCTTATAAGAAGGAGATGCAGATGCATTCTGCATTGACCCCATTAACAGAAAAGAAAAG AAATAAAATGAGATCCCCAATGATATCCTCACCTTTCAGCTTGAGGACGGAAGAAAGGGCTGCAAGAAGAAAGAAG AAACTTGAAGAAAAGTTCAATGCCAATGAGGCACAAAAAGTGCAACTTCATACAAAACTCAAG GAAAAAGCAGAGACAGAGATCAGAAAACTTCGCCAAAGCTTTTGCTTCAAAGCAAGGCCACTACCTGATTTTTACAAGGAAAGGAAAGAATCAAACAAGGAGACACAGAAG GATCCACATATACAATCTGAATCCAGAAAGGCTACTCCTCATAGTCAGAGACCTTACAATGGCAGTGGCACCATTAAGAATTTCCAGGAAAAGACTCAGCGCCGCACCTTTGCTCATCATCTGAGTACTACTCTTGAGAATACATCACCAAATATTCAGCAAGGAAACCTCAAGAATAGGAATCACAAACAATGA
- the LOC107622047 gene encoding protein WVD2-like 7 isoform X1: protein MGDSTCLMQMQQPFCYASGIINEANERNPIHALGQSSVSFGRFMSESLAWEKWSSFSHNRYVEEAERFSRPGSVAQKKAFFEAHYKKLAAQKAAAAALLEQANNAAAQNNNEDEHVDQVANSDVAQNNAIDDNSERRSSRTRLVVKEEQDSMISANGNYSVSDLEASSTILPQSNKVEEAVSKMEEEPLVGNSMKIELQSQNEDAEKILETTPIMTPLLKQGSRYDQEILPSVSKKKPPVSSFKLLKSNATSKVASTPIKSTAATLSSKRDNSNIAATPTNSSNKHASLLSSADKRRSTPYKSVNFTPIRELNRLTASVMKKFESARASAGSSKASKDASLTPLRTPTMAYKKEMQMHSALTPLTEKKRNKTPLDLSSTGKNTASSKWRLLSTENKMRSPMISSPFSLRTEERAARRKKKLEEKFNANEAQKVQLHTKLKEKAETEIRKLRQSFCFKARPLPDFYKERKESNKETQKDPHIQSESRKATPHSQRPYNGSGTIKNFQEKTQRRTFAHHLSTTLENTSPNIQQGNLKNRNHKQ from the exons ATGGGGGACTCAACTTGtctcatgcaaatgcaacaaccaTTCTGTTATGCTTCTGGGATTATCAATGAAGCCAATGAG AGAAACCCAATTCATGCATTGGGGCAATCATCAGTTTCCTTTGGGAGGTTCATGTCAGAGTCTCTTGCATGGGAGAAATGGTCAAGCTTCTCTCACAACCGCTACGTCGAAGAGGCAGAGAGGTTCTCAAGACCTGGCTCAGTTGCTCAGAAGAAGGCCTTCTTTGAAGCTCACTACAAGAAACTCGCCGCTCAAAAGGCGGCCGCGGCAGCATTGCTCGAACAAGCAAACAATGCTGCTGCACaaaacaataatgaagatgagcATGTCGATCAAGTTGCAAACAGTGATGTTGCACAAAACAATGctattgatgataattcagagAGAAGAAGTTCAAGGACTAGATTGGTTGTCAAAGAAGAACAAGATTCCATGATCAGTGCCAATGGGAATTACTCAGTTTCGGATTTAGAGGCAAGCAGTACTATTTTGCCTCAAAGTAACAAGGTAGAAGAAGCTGTGTCAAAGATGGAAGAAGAACCTTTGGTTGGGAATTCAATGAAGATTGAATTGCAAAGCCAAAATGAAGATGCTGAAAAGATACTTGAAACAACTCCAATTATGACACCATTACTGAAG CAGGGTTCAAGATATGATCAAGAAATTTTGCCTTCAGTTAGCAAGAAGAAACCACCAGTTTCTTCCTTCAAATTGCTAAAGAGCAATGCAACCTCCAAAGTTGCTTCTACACCAATCAAATCAACAGCAGCTACTCTTTCTTCAAAGAGAGATAACAGTAATATTGCTGCTACCCCAACTAACAGCAGCAACAAGCATGCTTCATTACTAAGCTCTGCTGATAAAAGAAGATCTACTCCTTACAAGTCGGTCAATTTTACACCGATTAGAGAACTTAATAGATTGACTGCATCAGTCATGAAGAAATTTGAAAGTGCAAGAGCTAGTGCTGGTTCCTCAAAGGCTTCAAAGGATGCATCATTAACTCCTCTAAGAACACCAACTATG GCTTATAAGAAGGAGATGCAGATGCATTCTGCATTGACCCCATTAACAGAAAAGAAAAG GAACAAAACTCCTCTTGATTTATCAAGCACAGGCAAAAATACAGCCAGCTCTAAATGGCGCTTGCTCTCAACAGA AAATAAAATGAGATCCCCAATGATATCCTCACCTTTCAGCTTGAGGACGGAAGAAAGGGCTGCAAGAAGAAAGAAG AAACTTGAAGAAAAGTTCAATGCCAATGAGGCACAAAAAGTGCAACTTCATACAAAACTCAAG GAAAAAGCAGAGACAGAGATCAGAAAACTTCGCCAAAGCTTTTGCTTCAAAGCAAGGCCACTACCTGATTTTTACAAGGAAAGGAAAGAATCAAACAAGGAGACACAGAAG GATCCACATATACAATCTGAATCCAGAAAGGCTACTCCTCATAGTCAGAGACCTTACAATGGCAGTGGCACCATTAAGAATTTCCAGGAAAAGACTCAGCGCCGCACCTTTGCTCATCATCTGAGTACTACTCTTGAGAATACATCACCAAATATTCAGCAAGGAAACCTCAAGAATAGGAATCACAAACAATGA
- the LOC107622047 gene encoding protein WVD2-like 7 isoform X2, whose amino-acid sequence MGDSTCLMQMQQPFCYASGIINEANERNPIHALGQSSVSFGRFMSESLAWEKWSSFSHNRYVEEAERFSRPGSVAQKKAFFEAHYKKLAAQKAAAAALLEQANNAAAQNNNEDEHVDQVANSDVAQNNAIDDNSERRSSRTRLVVKEEQDSMISANGNYSVSDLEASSTILPQSNKVEEAVSKMEEEPLVGNSMKIELQSQNEDAEKILETTPIMTPLLKGSRYDQEILPSVSKKKPPVSSFKLLKSNATSKVASTPIKSTAATLSSKRDNSNIAATPTNSSNKHASLLSSADKRRSTPYKSVNFTPIRELNRLTASVMKKFESARASAGSSKASKDASLTPLRTPTMAYKKEMQMHSALTPLTEKKRNKTPLDLSSTGKNTASSKWRLLSTENKMRSPMISSPFSLRTEERAARRKKKLEEKFNANEAQKVQLHTKLKEKAETEIRKLRQSFCFKARPLPDFYKERKESNKETQKDPHIQSESRKATPHSQRPYNGSGTIKNFQEKTQRRTFAHHLSTTLENTSPNIQQGNLKNRNHKQ is encoded by the exons ATGGGGGACTCAACTTGtctcatgcaaatgcaacaaccaTTCTGTTATGCTTCTGGGATTATCAATGAAGCCAATGAG AGAAACCCAATTCATGCATTGGGGCAATCATCAGTTTCCTTTGGGAGGTTCATGTCAGAGTCTCTTGCATGGGAGAAATGGTCAAGCTTCTCTCACAACCGCTACGTCGAAGAGGCAGAGAGGTTCTCAAGACCTGGCTCAGTTGCTCAGAAGAAGGCCTTCTTTGAAGCTCACTACAAGAAACTCGCCGCTCAAAAGGCGGCCGCGGCAGCATTGCTCGAACAAGCAAACAATGCTGCTGCACaaaacaataatgaagatgagcATGTCGATCAAGTTGCAAACAGTGATGTTGCACAAAACAATGctattgatgataattcagagAGAAGAAGTTCAAGGACTAGATTGGTTGTCAAAGAAGAACAAGATTCCATGATCAGTGCCAATGGGAATTACTCAGTTTCGGATTTAGAGGCAAGCAGTACTATTTTGCCTCAAAGTAACAAGGTAGAAGAAGCTGTGTCAAAGATGGAAGAAGAACCTTTGGTTGGGAATTCAATGAAGATTGAATTGCAAAGCCAAAATGAAGATGCTGAAAAGATACTTGAAACAACTCCAATTATGACACCATTACTGAAG GGTTCAAGATATGATCAAGAAATTTTGCCTTCAGTTAGCAAGAAGAAACCACCAGTTTCTTCCTTCAAATTGCTAAAGAGCAATGCAACCTCCAAAGTTGCTTCTACACCAATCAAATCAACAGCAGCTACTCTTTCTTCAAAGAGAGATAACAGTAATATTGCTGCTACCCCAACTAACAGCAGCAACAAGCATGCTTCATTACTAAGCTCTGCTGATAAAAGAAGATCTACTCCTTACAAGTCGGTCAATTTTACACCGATTAGAGAACTTAATAGATTGACTGCATCAGTCATGAAGAAATTTGAAAGTGCAAGAGCTAGTGCTGGTTCCTCAAAGGCTTCAAAGGATGCATCATTAACTCCTCTAAGAACACCAACTATG GCTTATAAGAAGGAGATGCAGATGCATTCTGCATTGACCCCATTAACAGAAAAGAAAAG GAACAAAACTCCTCTTGATTTATCAAGCACAGGCAAAAATACAGCCAGCTCTAAATGGCGCTTGCTCTCAACAGA AAATAAAATGAGATCCCCAATGATATCCTCACCTTTCAGCTTGAGGACGGAAGAAAGGGCTGCAAGAAGAAAGAAG AAACTTGAAGAAAAGTTCAATGCCAATGAGGCACAAAAAGTGCAACTTCATACAAAACTCAAG GAAAAAGCAGAGACAGAGATCAGAAAACTTCGCCAAAGCTTTTGCTTCAAAGCAAGGCCACTACCTGATTTTTACAAGGAAAGGAAAGAATCAAACAAGGAGACACAGAAG GATCCACATATACAATCTGAATCCAGAAAGGCTACTCCTCATAGTCAGAGACCTTACAATGGCAGTGGCACCATTAAGAATTTCCAGGAAAAGACTCAGCGCCGCACCTTTGCTCATCATCTGAGTACTACTCTTGAGAATACATCACCAAATATTCAGCAAGGAAACCTCAAGAATAGGAATCACAAACAATGA